The Microbacterium natoriense genomic interval GGGATCGAAGCCGCCCCAGAACCAGAACACCAGAGGCGCTCCCGCATCCCGAGCGAACCACGAGACGTCCTCGCTGCCGGTGAACAGGCCGGGGTCGATCACGGCCTCGTCGCCGAGCTTCGCACGCAGCGCGGCGGCCACGCGGGTGGTCGCCTCCTCGTCGTTGATGGTCGCGGGCAGCGTGTGCAGGGTCTCGATGTCGGGCTCGCGCTCGGCTCCTGACGCGAGAGCCTCGGCCTTCACGATCCGCTCGACGCTCGCGAGCACCTTGTCGCGCATCGTGTCGGTGGGGTAGCGCAGGCTGAGCTCGAGCGTGGCCTCGGTGGGGATGATGTTGTTCTTGAGACCGGCGTGGATCGAGCCGACCGTGACGACCGCGACGTCCTTCGGGTCGATCTCGCGCGAGGTGATCGTCTGCAGCCGCATCACCGTGGCGGCCGCCATCACGACGGGGTCGATGGTCGTGTGGGGGCGCGAACCATGCCCGCCGCGACCGTGCATGGTCACGGTCAGCCCGTCGGATGCCGACATCTGCGTGCCGCTGCGTACGCCGATGATCCCGGCGGGGAAGGGGGTGACGTGCTGCCCGAGCACGATGTCGGGCCGGGGGTAGCGGTCGAGGATGCCGGCGTCGAGCATCGCTCTGGCTCCGGCGCCGAACTCCTCAGCGGGCTGGATCAGCACCACGACCGTTCCCGACCACTCGTCGCGCGTCGCGAGCAGCCTCTCGACGGCGCCGATCATCGCGGTCACGTGCATGTCGTGGCCGCATGCGTGCATCACCGGCACGTCGTGCCCTGCCGGATCGACACCGCGGGCGGTGCTGGCGTACGGCAGGCCGGTCGCCTCCTCGACGGGCAGGCCGTCCATGTCTGCGCGCAGCCAGACGACAGGACCCTCAGTCCCTGAGTCGGTCGACGGGTTGGAGAGCAGAGCGACGACTCCTGTGCCTCCGACGCCCTCCTCGACCTCGAGCCCGAGATCCCGGAGGTGGCCGGCGGCGATCGCGGCCGTGCGGTGCTCCTGGAATGACAGCTCGGGATGCTGGTGCAGGTCGATGTAGAGCGCTTCGAGATCGATCGTCATGGCCTGAGCCTACCCGCGGGAGCGGGCGCGGAATCAGGAATCGTGCACGTACGACGCGAGCTCGGGGCCCGGGTGCAGCACGGCGTTCACGATCGCACGGATCGCGAATTCGCTGGCGTGCGCCAGCTCGACGACGTCAGGGTGCAGCAGCCACTGCAGCTGCAGGCCGTCCATCACCGCAAGGATGGCGGCGGATGCCGCGGCGACGGTCGCGGGTTCGGTCACGCCCTCCTGCGCGCAGAGATCGGCGAAGGCGTCCGACACGTCTTTGCGCAGCACCGTGTAGCGGTGCTCGAAGTACGCGCGCCCGGGATGATCGTCGGTGACCGACTCGGCCGACAGCACGGTGTACGCCTGCACGATGCCCGGCCGCTTCTCGTTCACGAACGCGGTCTTCACCAGATGGACGAAGAGTTCGGGGCCGTACGGGATTCGCTTGCTCTCGAGATCCTGGACGTCGGCCTGATCGCGGTAGTCGAGGACTTCGAGCAGCAGCTTCTGCTTGGAGCCGAAATGGTGGAGCACCCCCGCGTGGGTGATGCCGACCTGCTCGGCGACGTCGGCGAGCGTGCCGTTGGCGAATCCCTTGTTGCCGAAGATCTCGACCGCGGCCTTGAGGATCTGCTCGCGCTTCGCGCGGGTCGCCGGACGCACGCGGGACGACTCTGGTGCGGAGCCTGCGCCGTTGCTCATCGCGCTTCCTTCGTTTACTCGATCGTGACTTGATCGTACTTGCGATCACGCTTACCAGTCGGTAACCTCACCAACAACTTACTTTCTCGACAGTAAGTAAAGCAATCGCCCTCGCACAACGTCCTGTGTTCAAGGAGAAGCAATGAAGCTCAACAGATCACTGATCGCGTTCACCGCGATCACCGCCCTCGGAATCTCGGCGCTCGCCGGATGCTCCGCCGGTGGTTCCGGCGGCGACAAGCCCGCCGCCGGTGCGGCCCTCACGATCGCCAAGCCAGACGGCGCGATCACGACCGAGTCGCACAACCCCTACCTCGGCGACTCCTCCGCCTCGAAGTACGGCTACGGCAAGGTCATCTTCGAGCCTCTCGCGCTCGTGAACCCGACCGGCGACCTGAAGACCACACCGTGGCTGGCCGAGTCGGTCGAGTGGAACGACGACTACACCGAGGTGACCGTCGTGCCCCGCAAGGGCGTGAAGTGGAGCGACGGCGAAGACTTCACGGGCGACGACATCGTCTTCACGTTCGACCAGTACCTGAGCGGCAAGCTCAGCGACACCTCTGGACTCAACTACCAGGGCGCGACCGTCGACGGCGACGCGATCACCCTGAAGTTCGGCGACTCGAAGTACACCGCGCAGGCCCGAGTGCTGCACACCCCGATCGTCCCGAAGCACGTCTGGGAGGGCATCGCCGACCCCAACACCGATCCGCTCACCGACGACGGCCTCGCCGTCGGCACCGGACCCTACGTTCTGGACAGCTGGACCACCGAGTCGGTCACTCTGACGGCGAACGACGACTACTGGGGCGGCGAGCTCGCGGTACCCGAACTGCATTACGTCTCCTACGGAGACAACGCGGCCCTGACCACGGCACTCGTCTCAGGCGAGGCCGACTGGGCACAGGCGTTCATCCCGCAGATCGAGGACAGCTACCTCGCCGCCGATGAGGACAACCACTTCCTCGTCTCGCCCACCGCGGGGTCGGGAACGCTGTTCATGAACCTGCAGACCAAGCCGTTCAACGACGTGGCTCTGCGGGAGGCGCTGGCCTGGACGATCGACCGTCAGGCGTACGTCGACATCGCCCGCGAGGGCGCGAGCGAGCCGATCTGGAACAAGACCGGGCTCAGCGAGCTGCTCGCCGACGAGATCATCCCCGAATACCAGGACGACGTCTACTCGGTCGACATCGACAAGGCGCGCAGCATCCTCACGGAGGCCGGGTACACCTGGAAGGACGAGAAGCTCACCGACCCCGACGGCGAGCAGGTGACCTTCTCGATCTCGGTCCCTGCCGGCTGGAGCGACTGGAACACCGAGCAGGCCCTTCTGGCCGAAGAGCTCGACGAGGGCCTGGGCATCGAGGTCAAGGTCGATCAGCCCGACTGGGGCGGCTGGGACGCCGCGCGTCAGGAAGGGTCGTTCCAGGCCATCATCCACTGGCTCGAGGACACCGGCAACGCCTACGGTCTGTACACCTCGACCATGGACCCGAAGTGGATCGTCGACGGCAAGGCTCAGTTCAACTTCGGCCGTTTCGACGACCCGAAGGTGACCGAGGCGCTGCGCACGTATCAGAACGCCGCATCGCAGGATGAGCGCGACGCCGCCGCCGCAGTGCTCGAGACCGCGTTCGTCGAGAACGTGCCGGCGATCCCTCTCGGCGCGCATCCGCTGCTGGGCGAGTACAACACCCGCAGCTACACCGGCTTCCCGACCGAGGACGACCAGTACGCGTCCGCAGACCCGACCCAGCCCGGCGTCGTGCAGATCCTGTCGCAGCTGAAGGCCAAGTAGTCCGCATCCGAGGGCGTTTCGTCTCGCTTCGCTCGCTCAACGACCGGGTACGACCTGCCCGGTCGTTGAGCGAGGAGCGGAGCGACGAGACGAAACGCCCCATACGAAAGACACCTCATGCCTGATCCTCTCCTCAGCGTGCGCGACTTCTCTGTCGTGTACGACGTCGATCCTCCCGTCGAGGCGGTGAAGAACGTCAGCCTCGAACTCGCACGCGGCGAGATCCTCGGACTCGCCGGCGAATCGGGATGCGGCAAGACCACGCTCGCCTACGGCATCCAGCGCCTGCTCAAAGCTCCCGCGGTGATCACGAGCGGCGACGTGACCTTTCACGACGCCGGCGGGACCGACATCGACATCAACGTCCTCGACGCCGAGCAGATGCGGCGCTTCCGCTGGGACAAGATCTCGATGGTGTTCCAGGGCGCGATGAACGCTCTCAACCCGGTCGCGACCATCGGCTCGCAGCTCGAGGACGTCTTCGAGATCCACCGCCCCGATTTCGGTCGTCGCCGTCGGCGGGCAGAAGTGGATGATCTGCTCGAGATCGTCAAGGTCGGCGCCGATCGCGCCCGGTCGTACCCGCACGAGCTTTCGGGCGGCATGCGGCAGCGCGTGATGATCGCGATGGCGCTCGCCCTGCGGCCGCAGCTCATGGTGATGGACGAGCCGACCACGGCGCTCGACGTGCTCGTGCAGCGCGAGATCCTCAAGCAGATCTCGCAGCTGCGCCACGAGTTCGGCTTCTCGGTCATCTTCATCACCCATGACCTTCCGCTGCTGCTCGAGATCAGCGACCGCATCGCGATCATGCGCGAGGGGGAGATCGTGGAGCTCGACTCGGCGGAGGGCATCTGGACCCGCCCGCAGAACGACTACACCCGCACACTGCTGTCGTCGTTCCCGCGGCTCACCGGAGAGAAGGGGGTGGTGACGCGATGACCGTTCTCGACTTCTCCCACGTCACCAAGATCTACAACGTCCGCGGCGCAGGTCAGATCAAGGCGCTCGACGACGTCGACTTCACGCTCGAGTCGGGGCAGACGATCGGCCTCGTCGGCCAGTCCGGCAGCGGCAAATCGACGATCGCGAAGATCCTCACGCAGCTCGAGAGCCCCACGACGGGCGAGGTGCTGCTCGACGGCAAGCCCGTCCCGCGTCGCGGTCGGGGGCTTCGCGATTACCGTCAACGCCTGCGCATGGTGTTCCAGGACCCGTTCGCCTCGCTCAACCCGTACCACTCGATCGGCTACCACGTCGAACGACCGCTGCGCCTGGACGGCGTGGTGCCCAAAGACGAGATCAACGCAGAGGTGCGCCGCCTGCTCGAACGGGTGCAGCTGAAGGCGGATGCCGTGATCGATCGCCGTCCGCATGAGCTCTCCGGAGGGCAGCGTCAGCGGGTCGCGATCGCCCGTGCGCTGGCATCGCGTCCGAGTCTGCTGGTGGCCGACGAGCCGGTCTCGATGCTCGACGTCTCGATCCGTCTCGGGGTGCTGAACCTGCTCGCCGACCTCCAGCGCGAAGAGGGCCTGGGCGTGCTCTACATCACGCACGACCTCGCCACCGCTCGACATTTCAGCGACGAGATCATCGTGCTGAACCAGGGACGCATCGTCGAACGCGGAACCGCGGACGACGTCATCCTGCGACCGCAGGACCCCTACACGCAGCAGTTGCGCGCCGCATCCCCTGATCCAGAGAAGCACTTCGCACTCGACTCCGCCGCCTGGTCACCGAGCGAGCCGAGCGAGTCGAAGAGCACGAACGCACGTGGAGGTGCGCTGTGAGCGTCATGACTCCAGAGCTCGGCACACCGCAGCCCGACGCCCTCGCGGCGGGCACGACGGCGACCCGCGCGGTCAAGGGGCGGGGGCGTGTGCCCTGGCGGTTCCTCGGCAGCCGCGCGCTGTTCTACCTCTTCACGCTGTGGGCGGCGCTCACGATCAATTTCTTCCTGCCCCGCATGATGAAGGGCGACGCGGTCGACCAGTACCTCGCCCGCAATCGCAACGTGACGCCCGAGGCGGCCGAGGCGTTGCGCGCGCTGCTCGGCCTCGACACCGACAAGTCGCTCCTGCAGCAGTACCTCGACTACTGGGGCCTGCTGCTCCGAGGCGATCTCGGCATCTCGCTGCTGCACGGCCTGCGCCCGGTCACAGAAGTGATCGCGCAGGCGCTGCCGTGGACGATCGGCCTCGTCGGATTCGCGACCATCGTCTCCTTCGCGATCGGCACCATCGGCGGCGCGGTCGTCGGCTGGCGACGCGGCAGCAGGCTCGACGTGCTCGTGCCGATCACGACGTTCCTCGGCACGATCCCCTATTTCTGGCTGGGCCTGCTCGCGATCGCCGTCTTCTCGGTGAACCTCGGCTGGTTCCCCATCGGCAAGGCCTACGGCGTCGGCGTCACTCCGGAGTGGTCCTTCGAGTTCGTCGGCGAGGTCCTCGTGCACGGCACGCTCCCGGCCCTCACGATCATCATCGCCTCGCTCGGGGGATGGATGCTGGGCATGCGCAACATGATGCTCACAGTCCTCGACGAGGACTACATCACCGTCGCGCAGGCGAAGGGCATGCCGAACCGCCGCGTGCTCTGGGGTTATGCCGCGCGCAACGCCGTGCTGCCGCAGATCCAGAGCTTCGCGCTCTCGATCGGCTTCATCGTGGGCGGCACGATCGTCATGGAGATGGTGTTCAGCTACCCGGGCGTCGGCAAGCTCCTCCTCGACGCGACCAACGCAAAGGACTATGCGCTCATGCAGGGCGTGTTCCTGATCCTCACGGTGTCGGTCCTCGTGGCGAACATCATCGCCGACATCGCCTACGCATTCCTCGACCCGCGCACACGCCAGACGGAGGCCTGATCATGAACACCCCCGCCCCCGAGTCCTCGACCGTGTCCGGTGTCGGCTCTCCCGAGACGCTCGTGGTCCGCACGCGCGTCCCGGCCGCGGCATCCGCGCATGCGCCCACGTTCTGGAGCCGGCTGGGAAGCGCCTTCGCGATGTTCCGCAACGGCAAATCCATCACCGGGCTCGTGATCATCGGCGTCTTCGTGCTGATCGCGATCTTCGCCGATCTCCTCGCTCCCTACCCGCCGACCAAGGTCGACAACACACGCCGTTTCGAGCCGCCCTCGGCGGACCACTGGCTGGGGACCACGCACATCGGCGAGGACGTGCTGAGTCAGGTGATCCACGGCACGCGAGGCGTGATCGTCGTCGGCTTCCTCGCCGCCGCGATCGCGACCGTCATCGCGATCGCGGTCGGCGTCATCGCCGGGTACCTGCGCGGTTGGAAGAGCGAATCGCTCTCGGCGCTGACGAACGTGTTCCTCGTGATCCCGGGACTGCCGCTGATCATAATCGTGGCGTCGATGTTCGAGGAGCCGCCGCTGTGGGTGATCGCCGCCGTCCTCGGCATCACCGGCTGGGCGTGGGGCGCCCGGGTGCTGCGCGCCCAGACGATGTCGCTGCGCAACCGCGACTTCATCCAGGCAGCCCGGGCCAACGGCGAGCCGCTGCGGCGGA includes:
- a CDS encoding ABC transporter substrate-binding protein, which translates into the protein MKLNRSLIAFTAITALGISALAGCSAGGSGGDKPAAGAALTIAKPDGAITTESHNPYLGDSSASKYGYGKVIFEPLALVNPTGDLKTTPWLAESVEWNDDYTEVTVVPRKGVKWSDGEDFTGDDIVFTFDQYLSGKLSDTSGLNYQGATVDGDAITLKFGDSKYTAQARVLHTPIVPKHVWEGIADPNTDPLTDDGLAVGTGPYVLDSWTTESVTLTANDDYWGGELAVPELHYVSYGDNAALTTALVSGEADWAQAFIPQIEDSYLAADEDNHFLVSPTAGSGTLFMNLQTKPFNDVALREALAWTIDRQAYVDIAREGASEPIWNKTGLSELLADEIIPEYQDDVYSVDIDKARSILTEAGYTWKDEKLTDPDGEQVTFSISVPAGWSDWNTEQALLAEELDEGLGIEVKVDQPDWGGWDAARQEGSFQAIIHWLEDTGNAYGLYTSTMDPKWIVDGKAQFNFGRFDDPKVTEALRTYQNAASQDERDAAAAVLETAFVENVPAIPLGAHPLLGEYNTRSYTGFPTEDDQYASADPTQPGVVQILSQLKAK
- a CDS encoding ABC transporter permease, with product MTPELGTPQPDALAAGTTATRAVKGRGRVPWRFLGSRALFYLFTLWAALTINFFLPRMMKGDAVDQYLARNRNVTPEAAEALRALLGLDTDKSLLQQYLDYWGLLLRGDLGISLLHGLRPVTEVIAQALPWTIGLVGFATIVSFAIGTIGGAVVGWRRGSRLDVLVPITTFLGTIPYFWLGLLAIAVFSVNLGWFPIGKAYGVGVTPEWSFEFVGEVLVHGTLPALTIIIASLGGWMLGMRNMMLTVLDEDYITVAQAKGMPNRRVLWGYAARNAVLPQIQSFALSIGFIVGGTIVMEMVFSYPGVGKLLLDATNAKDYALMQGVFLILTVSVLVANIIADIAYAFLDPRTRQTEA
- a CDS encoding amidohydrolase, with translation MTIDLEALYIDLHQHPELSFQEHRTAAIAAGHLRDLGLEVEEGVGGTGVVALLSNPSTDSGTEGPVVWLRADMDGLPVEEATGLPYASTARGVDPAGHDVPVMHACGHDMHVTAMIGAVERLLATRDEWSGTVVVLIQPAEEFGAGARAMLDAGILDRYPRPDIVLGQHVTPFPAGIIGVRSGTQMSASDGLTVTMHGRGGHGSRPHTTIDPVVMAAATVMRLQTITSREIDPKDVAVVTVGSIHAGLKNNIIPTEATLELSLRYPTDTMRDKVLASVERIVKAEALASGAEREPDIETLHTLPATINDEEATTRVAAALRAKLGDEAVIDPGLFTGSEDVSWFARDAGAPLVFWFWGGFDPAVFAEAVAKGRVESDIPTNHSPYFAPEIHPTIEVGVTAMETAAREFLA
- a CDS encoding ABC transporter ATP-binding protein → MTVLDFSHVTKIYNVRGAGQIKALDDVDFTLESGQTIGLVGQSGSGKSTIAKILTQLESPTTGEVLLDGKPVPRRGRGLRDYRQRLRMVFQDPFASLNPYHSIGYHVERPLRLDGVVPKDEINAEVRRLLERVQLKADAVIDRRPHELSGGQRQRVAIARALASRPSLLVADEPVSMLDVSIRLGVLNLLADLQREEGLGVLYITHDLATARHFSDEIIVLNQGRIVERGTADDVILRPQDPYTQQLRAASPDPEKHFALDSAAWSPSEPSESKSTNARGGAL
- a CDS encoding TetR/AcrR family transcriptional regulator; translation: MSNGAGSAPESSRVRPATRAKREQILKAAVEIFGNKGFANGTLADVAEQVGITHAGVLHHFGSKQKLLLEVLDYRDQADVQDLESKRIPYGPELFVHLVKTAFVNEKRPGIVQAYTVLSAESVTDDHPGRAYFEHRYTVLRKDVSDAFADLCAQEGVTEPATVAAASAAILAVMDGLQLQWLLHPDVVELAHASEFAIRAIVNAVLHPGPELASYVHDS
- a CDS encoding ABC transporter ATP-binding protein encodes the protein MPDPLLSVRDFSVVYDVDPPVEAVKNVSLELARGEILGLAGESGCGKTTLAYGIQRLLKAPAVITSGDVTFHDAGGTDIDINVLDAEQMRRFRWDKISMVFQGAMNALNPVATIGSQLEDVFEIHRPDFGRRRRRAEVDDLLEIVKVGADRARSYPHELSGGMRQRVMIAMALALRPQLMVMDEPTTALDVLVQREILKQISQLRHEFGFSVIFITHDLPLLLEISDRIAIMREGEIVELDSAEGIWTRPQNDYTRTLLSSFPRLTGEKGVVTR
- a CDS encoding ABC transporter permease; its protein translation is MNTPAPESSTVSGVGSPETLVVRTRVPAAASAHAPTFWSRLGSAFAMFRNGKSITGLVIIGVFVLIAIFADLLAPYPPTKVDNTRRFEPPSADHWLGTTHIGEDVLSQVIHGTRGVIVVGFLAAAIATVIAIAVGVIAGYLRGWKSESLSALTNVFLVIPGLPLIIIVASMFEEPPLWVIAAVLGITGWAWGARVLRAQTMSLRNRDFIQAARANGEPLRRIIAIEMLPNLMALIAASFVGTVTAAILGLTTLSYIGVIPVTTYNWGTILNWASAQGAFRQNQWWWYLPPGLCIALIGVALALVNFGIDEYVNPRLRSAGERARAMRKKGLDVNDAVTAVRSIRTTTTDDTAANQER